A genomic region of Venturia canescens isolate UGA chromosome 7, ASM1945775v1, whole genome shotgun sequence contains the following coding sequences:
- the LOC122413692 gene encoding snake venom serine protease BPA-like encodes MPKYLLLILLLLNMKEFQGSLLRGTRVRNGQFPWLIQFHTISPCGGVLITPDWVLTAAQCVQYKRNSIELYATGLNGTGSNQTVSVKATYIYPQFRGYSKFRDYDNNIALLKLVKAFDMCDPKIRLLHIAPMRLDEDYKSCLIFGWQSTVAPSSKVHAKPIQYSQVLLNSWRVCLYMHEGNASFKNVFCTMVEDDNGIRACAGNPGSPVVCEDQYQRMILLGIASWSNYSLECGGLPTYLGVSIFRSWMGDLIFGNKDTEEWESGMGSSTRACDRNIHIDDDMQLPRIRNSTDQGLKRKQFIHSDSEEPEDTAYDLSWKSNKHNPFTSESKRKVDDYSKISDLEDSRIVQNFDVVRVREKELSQYREIGKMDPYHFESTMDKHIAVPSEHKNIARVNHKSLKVNYDRNIVRGPGNLDDIELIMPDGIDDFQTSYSSTSVLRNGHFQILYTIYFVAIVDILI; translated from the exons atgcCAAAGTATTTATTGCTCATATTATTACTGTTGAACATGAAAGAGTTCCAAGGAAGTCTTTTGCGCGGGACTCGTGTTCGTAACGGTCAATTTCCATGGTTGATACAATTTCACACGATATCGCCATGCGGCGGAGTTCTTATAACGCCGGATTGGGTTCTTACTGCAGCTCAGTGTGTACAGTATAAAAGAAAC TCAATTGAGCTCTATGCGACTGGCTTGAACGGAACAGGCTCGAATCAAACTGTCAGTGTCAAAGCCACCTACATTTATCCACaatttcgtggatattcaaaATTTCGGGATTACGACAACAACATAGCACTGTTGAAACTCGTTAAGGCCTTCGACATGTGCGATCCTAAAATACGTCTGCTGCACATAGCCCCCATGAGGCTTGACGAAGATTATAAATCTTGCCTGATATTTGGTTGGCAAAGCACTGTAGCACCTTCCTCGAAAGTTCACGCTAAACCGATACAGTACAGTCAGGTCTTGTTGAATTCATGGCGCGTTTGTTTGTACATGCACGAGGGTAACGCCAgttttaaaaacgttttttgcaCTATGGTCGAAGACGATAACGGTATACGAGCTTGTGCAGGGAATCCAGGCTCACCGGTTGTTTGCGAAGATCAGTATCAAAGAATGATTCTTCTTGGAATAGCATCTTGGTCCAATTATTCCCTGGAGTGCGGCGGTCTTCCAACTTACCTTGGTGTCAGCATATTCAGATCTTGGATGGGGGATCTCATTTTTGGCAACAAAGATACCGAAGAGTGGGAAAGTGGTATGGGGAGTTCAACCAGGGCTTGTGATCGTAACATACATATAGACGATGATATGCAGCTGCCAAGAATTAGGAACTCTACGGATCAGGGATTGAAGCGGAAACAATTTATTCACTCTGACTCGGAGGAACCTGAGGACACTGCTTATGATTTATCTTGGAAATCTAACAAACATAATCCGTTTACTAGCGAATCAAAACGAAAAGTTGatgattattcaaaaatttctgATCTGGAGGATTCaagaattgtacaaaactttgATGTTGTTCGCGTTCGGGAGAAAGAATTAAGCCAATATCgtgaaattggtaaaatggatccttatcattttgaaagtACGATGGACAAACACATAGCTGTGCCATCGGAACATAAAAATATTGCTCGAGTTAATCACAAATCCTTAAAAGTGAATTATGATCGCAATATCGTTCGAGGACCTGGAAATTTGGATGATATTGAACTCATCATGCCTGATGGAATTGATGATTTCCAAACCTCCTATTCTTCCACGAGTGTCTTACGTAATGGACATTTTCAGATTTTATACACAATCTACTTTGTGGCTATCGTCGACATCCTcatttga
- the CNPYb gene encoding protein canopy homolog 3 has product MRPLLFLNLLAISAVSGGPEEAEGVKYANNCEVCKVVARELEMRLDETGKSRDVLEIGYSIDDVMPKKKKEYRKSELRLVESLENICDRILEYNIHKERDDSSRFSKGMSQTFKTLHGLVDKGVKVELGIPYELWDKPSVEITTLKSQCEDLLENYESDIEDWYYNNEGAVPLTRYLCSERALKGEDDSCLNEKGDSGEVEKTKVKKQKKKKEGKDNKKTLKERSKNTKIDL; this is encoded by the exons ATGAGGCCTTTGTTGTTTCTCAACTTATTAGCCATTAGTGCTGTATCAGGCGGACCCGAAGAAGCAGAAGGTGTAAAATATGCAAACAATTGTGAAG tgtgcAAAGTTGTTGCGCGTGAGTTGGAAATGAGACTTGACGAGACAGGAAAATCTCGTGATGTTCTTGAAATCGGATATTCCATTGACGATGTTATGccaaagaagaagaaagaatatagaaaatc TGAATTGCGACTAGTAGAATCGCTGGAAAACATTTGTGATCGAATATTAGAATACAATATTCACAAAGAACGTGATGACAGTTCAAGATTCTCAAAAGGCATGAGTCAGACTTTCAAAACTTTGCACGGTCTTGT AGATAAAGGAGTCAAAGTGGAACTAGGCATACCTTATGAATTATGGGATAAACCTTCCGTTGAAATTACAACATTGAAAAGTCAATGTGAAGATCTACTGGAGAATTATGAATCGGACATAGAAGATTGGTACTACAACAATGAGGGTGCTGTGCCTCTCacccg ATATCTGTGTTCCGAAAGAGCATTAAAAGGTGAAGATGATTCGTGCTTAAATGAAAAAGGTGACAGCGGAGAagtcgaaaaaacaaaagtcaaaaaacagaaaaaaaagaaggaaggcAAAGACAACAAGAAAACTTTGAAGGAAAGAtcgaaaaataccaaaattgatttataa